AGATGTCAAAACAGCCGAAACCCTTTGAATACAAGGGGAAAAAGAAAACCCGTCACCCCAGAGAATCACTCTGGAGAGACGGGTTGTCTTTTTCAAAATGGTGGGTGTTCTGGAAGTCGAACCCCTGACCTACATTCGAGGGCGCTCCATCCCCCGTCAGTTCATTATTGTGGACGAAGCCCAGAATCTTACTCCGCATGAGGTTAAAACAATCATCACCCGGGCCGGCGAGGGAACCAAGGTGGTCCTGACAGGGGACCCGGAACAGATCGACAACCCCTATGTCGACGCTTCCAGCAACGGTCTGACCTATGTGGTGGAGCGATTCAAAAACAGTCCGATCAGCGGCCATATCACTCTGCGAAAAGGGGAAAGATCCCAACTTGCCGAGGCCGCAAGCATCCTTCTCTGAGCTACGAGAATTCAGGGCGTTCAACGAGGTATCATGGATTTGTCTTACCCATCATTCATTCTTTGCCTGGCTCTTGCTGGCCTCTCTCTGACCTTTGCGCCGACATCCTCTTATGCGCTGGAAACGCACCGCTACCTGGAGCATTCGGGCGATGAGAGTCATTATTTCGATTGGATTCTGAGCGGGTCAAAGGACTGTCTGGAACTCCGCGCAGTTGCTTCATTCGAAGAGCACCGGACCATAATGGACAAGGACCTTGCCACCCGGCAATGGTCCTTGTCCAATCCGAAAGAGAAAACTGCCTTGGATGCTCGGCGTGAAGGGGATTACATCGTTCTCAAGGGTCTGTTCAAGGGTGACCCCCTCGACAAG
This sequence is a window from Syntrophotaleaceae bacterium. Protein-coding genes within it:
- a CDS encoding PhoH family protein is translated as MVGVLEVEPLTYIRGRSIPRQFIIVDEAQNLTPHEVKTIITRAGEGTKVVLTGDPEQIDNPYVDASSNGLTYVVERFKNSPISGHITLRKGERSQLAEAASILL